GAGCTGATCTCCTACGACCGGGAACCGGTGAGTCTGGATCAGGCGGTCGGCGAGGACGGCGAGAGCGCGCTCGGTGACTTCGTGGCGGCGGTGGATCCTCGGACGGCGGCCGAGTCGTCGGCTTCCGACGGCAAGCTGCGCAACGAGGTGGAGATCGTGCTGGCCACGCTGTCTCAGCGGGAGCAGGCTGTGATCCGGCTCCGCTTCGGCCTCGACGACGGTCGCCAGCGCACGCTCGACGAGGTCGGTCGGGAGTTCGGGCTGTCCCGGGAGCGGATCCGCCAGATCGAAAAGGTCACCTTGCTCAAGCTGCGTCACCCGTCGCGTGCCCAGCGCCTGGAGGTCTACGCCGGCTGACGCCGGCGGTGGACCGAGCTGTGGGGCGGTGGCCTGACCGTGGGGGCGGCGGCCGGTCGGAATTGGGGGCTCCGACCGGCCGCCGGCGGTCCGTCGACCGCACCGACCGCCCCGAGCCGACCCCGCTCACAGCCGCCCCGAGCCGACCCCGCTCACAGCCGCCCCGAGCCGACCCCGCTCACAGCCGACGCGGACCAATGTCGGGTCGCTGTCCCTGCGGATCCACGTCGACGCTGGCATGCAGGACCGACAAGCCGTCCGGCCGGGCCAGCACCGGGTTGAGCCGCAACCCACGGACCCGGGGCTGCTCGTCGGCGAGCCGGCCGATCCGCACCAGCAGGTCGATCACCGCGTCGCGGTCCACCACTCCGGTGCCCCGGTAGCCACACAGCAGCGGTGCCGCTCGCGGCTCGTCGACCAGTTCGGCGGCGTCCCTGTCGGTCAGTGGCACGGATCGCCACGCCCGGTCCCCGAGCAGGTCGGTGGCGACCCCGCCGAGCCCGAAGCCGATCACCGGACCGAAGGTCGGGTCGGTCACCAGCTCCACCACGCAGGCCACGCCGGGCGGCACCATCCGCTGGACCAGCACCTGCGGACCGAAGTGGGCGGCGATGTCCCGGTACGCGAGTGCGACCGCGTCGGCCGTCCCGAGGTCCAGCCGGACCGCACCGAGGTCCAGCCGGTGTCGCAGCCCTTCCGCCGCCGCCTTGAGCACCACCGGCAAACCCAGGGTGGTGGCGACCGCGACGGCCTGCTCGGCGTCACCAACCGGCGTCGATTCGACCACCGGCACCCCGTAGGCGGCGAGCAGGGCGGCCACGTCGGGCACCGGCACCCGCAACGCGTCGGCGGCCGCCGAGGCGTCGATCCCCGGCGGGTCGGGCACCACGCCGGGCGGGCTACGCAACCAGTCGGCGTAGTCGGCGACCCGGGCCAACGCCCGAACCGACTCCTCCACCGACGGATAGGTGGGTACGCCGGCCGGCGGCCGCCCGGCCAGCAACGTCGCCACCGTCGGTTTGTCGCCGGCCAGAGCCACGCTGGCCAGGGCCGAGGTGAAATCGGCGTCGGAGTCGGCGAGCTGACCCGGCAGCGGCGGGGCGAAGACCACCACCAGCCCGTCCACCTCGGGGTCGACCGCGGCGTCCGCCAGCGCGTCGGCGAACTCGTGCGCGTCCGCTTCCGGGGCGACGGTGCGGGGATAGCCGGCCGCGACCCGCAGTCGCCGCGCCGTACAGGCCGTGGCGGCCAGGGTGGTCAGGGCCGAGGAGTTGCCGACCACGCCGACCCGCCGGCCGACCGGCAGCGGCTGGTGGGCCAGCAGCGTCCCGACGTCGAACAGTTCGGCGACGGTGTCCACCCGGATCACCCCGGATCTGGCGAACAGTCGAGTGGCTCCGGCCGCGTCCGGGCCGCCGACTCCGGCGCCGGCGCCGGCGTCCAGCCCGGCCGTACCGGCTGCCGACGGATCAGGGGCGGACACCGGCCGTACGGTGGACGCGAGCGCCACCACCGGTTTGGTCCGCCCGATCCGGCGGGTGAGGCGGGCGAACTTGCGCGGGTTCCCGAACGTCTCCAGATAGAGCAGGATCACGTCCGTACCGGGATCGTCCTGCCAGTATTGGAGCAGATCGTTGCCGGAGACGTCGGCCCGGTTGCCGGCCGAGACGAACGTGGACAGTCCCAGGCCGCGCCGGTCCGCCTCGGCGAGCAACGCCACCCCGAGCGCCCCCGACTGGCTGAAGAAGCCGACCCGACCGACGGGCGGCAGGCGCGGGGCCAACGTGGCGTTCATCCGGATCCGGGGGTCGGTGTTGGCCACCCCGAGACAGTTGGGACCGACCACCCGTAGGCCGGCGTCGTGGGCGATCCGGGTCAGTTCCCGCTGCGCTGCGGCACCGGCCGGGCCGGTCTCGGCGAATCCGGCCGACACCACCACCACGCCGTGCGCGCCGGCCGCCGCCGCGTCCGCGACCACCCCCGGTACGCCGGCCGGGGGCACCGCGACCACGGCGAGGTCCACCGGCGTGCCGGCGTCGACCGCCCGACGGTACGCCGTGAGCCCGCCGATGCGCTCGACGCTCGGGTGGACCGCGACGACGTCACCGGTGAACCCGCCGTCGCGCAGATGACCAAGGATGGCCGCGCCGATACCCTGGCCGGTGGCGCTGGCGCCGTAGACCGCCACGGCGCGCGGTGTCAGCAGCCGGGCGATCGAACGGGCTTCGGCGCTGTGCTCGCGGCTCCACTGCACCTGCAGGGAGGCGTCGGTCGGCGCGATCGGGAAGCTCAGGTGGACCACGCCGTCGGCGTAGCGGCGACGGACCTGGTAGCCGGCGTCGGAGAAGACCCGGAGCATGGGCGCGTTGACCGGCAGGACCTCGGCGACGAACGATTCGATGCCCTCGGCTCGGGCGGCCGCGGCGAGGTGTTCCAGCAGCACCGAGCCGACGCCACGGCCCTGGTGGGCGTCCTCGACGACGAACGCCACCTCGGCTTCGGTGGCGCCGGGTCCGAGGCGGTCGAACCGGCCGACGGCGAAGATCCGGTCACCGGAGACCACGACGAACGCCTCGCGGTCGTGGTGGTCGACGGTGACGAACCGTTCCAGGTCGCGCTCGGGGATGCGCGGGTACGGCGAGAAGTAGCGCAGGTAGCGGGTGCGTTCGGAGAACCGGGCGTGCATGGCGACGATCGCGTCGGCGTCGTCGGGGCGAATCTGCCGCAGGTGGACGGTGGTGCCGTCCCGCAGGAGCACGTCAGCCGAACGGTCCATGCTGGTCAGTCCCGGGGATCGTGCGGGTCCAGGCCGTGCAACGGAAACACCGACTTGCGGGTGGCGATGATCGCGCGGTCGACCGGATCCGGTTCGCCTTCCGGTTGCCACGGCTGATGCACCGGGTCGACGTCGTCGGTCATCCGCAGCGGCACCTGCCGGCCGGGACACCGGCGGGCGGCGAGGTCGCGCCACCGGGGCGGGGTGAGCGTCGCCGGGTGCAGCGCGTCGCCGGTGGCGACCGCCAGCAGATGGGTCCAGGCTCGGGGCACCACTTCGACCAAGGCGTACCCGCCGCCGCCGGTGGCCACCCAGCGGCCGGCGCAGAGTTCGTCGGCCAGCGCCCGCAGCCGCAGGTAGATCGCGCGCTGGCCGTCGACGCTGAGCCGCAGGTCGGCCAGCGGGTCGAGGCGGTGCGCGTCGGCACCGCACTGGGTGACCAGCAGCTGCGGTCGGAACGCCCGCAGCAGCGACGGGACGACCGCGTGGAAGGCGCGCAGCCAGCCGGAGTCGGCGGTGCCGGACGGCAACGCGATGTTGACCGCGCTGCCTTCGGCGCCGGGGCCGCCGATCTCGTCGGGGAATCCGGTGCCGGGGAACAGTGCCAGCGGGGTTTCGTGCAGGCTGACGGTGAGCACCCTCGGATCGTTGTAGAAGATCTCCTGCACGCCGTCGCCGTGGTGCACGTCGACGTCGACGTACGCGATCCGTTCGGCACCGAGGTCGAGCAGCCGGGCGATCGCCACCGCCGGGTCGTTGTAGACGCAGAACCCGGCGGCCCGGCCCGGCATGGCGTGGTGCAGTCCGCCGGCGACGTTGACCGCCCGCCGTACCCGGCCCTGCCAGACCGCTTCGGCGGCGGCCATGGTGGCGCCGGCGATCAGGGCGCTGGCCTCGTGCATCGACGGGAACGTCGGGTTGTCCGGGGTGCCGAGGCCGTACCCGGAGAAGAACGGGTCGTCGTGGGCGACCCGGACGGCGTCGAGGTAGTCGGCCCGGTGCACCCGGGCCAGGTCGGCGTCGGTGGCCGGCCGCGGGGCGAGGATCTCGACGCCGGGCCGGTCCAGCAGGCCGAACTCCCGGGCCAGCGCGACGGTCAACTCGACCCGGACCGGATCGAGCGGATGGTCCCCGAGGTCGTAGGCCATGAGCTGCTCGTCCCAGACCACCAGCGTCCCGTCCGACATCTGGCCATCGTCGCACGTCTGCGGCCGCAGCCGCGCCCGCTCCCCTGCTCCTCTCTGCTCCCCTGCTCGGGTCAGCCGGGTTGGTCGCCGACCGCGACCGGCCGGGCCGGATCGGTGATCCACTCGCTCCAGGATCCGACGTAGAGCGCGGCGTCGGTGCGGCCGGCCCGATGCAGGGCCAGCAGGGTGTGGGCGGCGGTCACGCCCGAACCGCAGTACGCGCCGACCGTACTGTCGGGGCGTAGGCCGACGGCGGCGAACCGGTCACGCAGCGTGGTCGCGTCGAGCAGTCGGCCGTCCGGGCCGGTGTGCGACGTGGTCGGCAGGTTGACCGCGCCCGGGATGTGGCCGGCCACCGGGTCGATCGGCTCCGACTCGCCCCGGTACCGCTCGGGAGCGCGGACGTCGATCAGCAGCCCGCCCCGACGCGCCAACGAGGCGGCGGAGGCGGCGTCCAGCACCGGCAACCCGCCGGGGCGCACCGAGATGTCGCCGGGGTCCGGCCGGGCCGGGTCGGTGGTCACCGGCTGCCCGGCGGCCTGCCATCCCCGGTAGCCCCCGTCGAGGACCCAGGTCCGCCGGTGCCCGGCCCACCGCAGCGTCCACCAGGCTCGGGCGGCGGCCCACCCGTCGCCGACGTCGTAGACGACGACCGGATGCCCGGCGCGCACCCCGGCGGCGCGCAGCGTCGTCTGCAGCCGGTCCGGGTCGGGTAGCGGGTGGCGTCCGCCCGCACCGGGCGGGCCGCAGAGGTCGGCGTCGAGGTCGACGAAGACGGCCGTGGGCAGGTGGCCGGCGTCGTAGTCGGCCCGTCCCGACGGCCCGGTCAGCCGCCACCGGACGTCGAGCAGGGTCGGCGGCGAGTCGGCGCGCATCGCGGCCGCCAGTGCGGTCACGTCAACGGTAGGGTTATCGACATCGAACACCCGACCAGTCAACACCATGCCGGCCCACCCCTGTTGGCCGCCGCGCGTCGGTTACGGCTGCTCATCGGCCGCGGCGTGGACGCTCGTCATCGCTGCCCGTCGGCCACGCAAGGTAGCATTGGACGCTGGAGGGCGACTGACCGTGAATGATCTTGTTGATACCACCGAGATGTATCTCCGGACGATTCTCGAACTCGAAGAAGAGTCCGTTCCGCCGCTGCGCGCCCGGATCGCCGAGCGGCTGCACCAGAGCGGTCCCACGGTCAGCCAGACAGTCGCCCGGATGGAGCGTGACGGTCTGCTCACCATCGAGGACGACCGGCATCTGCGGCTCACCGACACCGGTCGGGCCCAGGCGGTGTCCGTGATGCGCAAGCACCGACTGGCCGAACTGCTCCTGGTCAACGTCATCGGCATGCCGTACGAAGAGGCCCACGAGGAAGCCTGCCGGTGGGAACACGTGATGAGCGACGCCGTCGAGCGCAAGGTCTACGACCTGCTCAACCGGCCGACCCGCTCGCCGTACGGCAACCCGATCCCGGGTCTGGACGCGCTGGGCGGCAGCCCGACCGTCGCCGCCGAGGCCGACACCTCCGGTGACGTCGAACGCAACCTGGCGTTCCCCGGTCTCACCGGCGCGGTCGTGGTGCGACGCATCTGCGAGAGCGTGCAGACCAACTCGGACGTGTTGCGCCAACTGCACGCCGCCGGGGTCGACCCGGGAGCCACCGTGACCGTCGCGCAGGGCCGCGACGGGGTGACGATCGACCGGTCCGGCGAGCAGATCCATCTGCCCCGCGAGGTGGCGTCGCGGGTGTTCGTCGCGGCGGCGGCCGATCACGGGCGGTCCCTCGCCAGCGCCGCTGTCTGATCGGCGAGTCCCGAACCACCTGACGTGGCCGCTTCTCGCGGCCACGTCACTTTTCGCGTCGCGCCGTCACTCTTCGCGCTCGGCCCGATCACTTTCGCGCTCGGCCCGATCAATTTTCGCGCTCGGCCTGCACCCACCGCGCCAGTTCGACCATCTTCGGGGCGAGTTCGACGGCGGACAGTTCGTCGTCACCGGGAGCGAACGTCCACCGGACGCCGATCTGCTTCCGATCTCCGGTGATCCAGTTGACCTCCAACGCCGCGCCGTAGCCGGTGTCCGGGTCCGGTTTGATCGGAATCCAGTAGGCCGCCTTGCCCAGATCGTCGATCTCCTTCGCGCCCACCGGTGCGACGTCGTCGGCGAAGACCGACGCGCTGGCCCTGGTGTCCGAGATCGACACCATCAGGTCGGGCAGCGTCTCCTCGGCCGGACGCAACAGGCAGGTCTTGGTTTTGTCGTGGCCGCTGGCCGCCGCGACCTCGAACCGGAAGTCCAGGATCTTCTCGATCACGTCGTAGTCGAGCAGCGCGCACACTCCGCCGGACTCGGCGGCGGGCGGGCGGGGCACCTCGGGGTAGGGCTCGACCGGGCTGGGCGACGCGCCGGGCGTCGACTCGCCGGCCGGGGCCGCGGTCTGGGTGGCGGCGGCCTGGCCGGAACAACCGGCGGCCAGAGACAACACCAGGCCGACGCCGAGCGCGCGCAGCCGTACGCCCACAGTGACCTCCCACGGGTCAGACCGGTCGAAAAAGGGGATTGTTCGTGGCACACCGTACGGTGTCGGCCGGCCCGGCGGAAGCCCGCCACCCACGTTCCCGCACCGGGCGCGAAGTGCCGGCCGGCACCGACGTCGAAGGGTCAGTCTTCCCGCAGGTACGGGCAGTGCCGGCAGCCCTGGCCGCAGCAGGTGCCCCGGCCGGCGAGGAAGGCGGCGGTCAGCACGAACAACCCGCTGGCCGGATCGAGATAGCCGGGGTCACCGGCGGCGAGCGCGGCCGCGTGGGCCGCCAGGATCGCCGCCCGGTCCGGATGGTCGGGTGCCAGGCGGGCCGGATGCGGCTCGGTGAGGGGTCGGTCGGCCAACGGCAGCCGTCGCGCCCGCTCCCCCGCCATACCGGTGACTCTACGCAAATCGCCGGTGTGGTAACACTCGTGAGTCCACCCCGCACCGACCGCACCCGACCGCGCCCGACCGAACCAACGAACCGAAACGGATCGTGATGACCGCGTACGCCCTGTTGATCCACCCGTCCGCCAACCGGGTGTACGCCGAGTCAGCCGTCGCGCTGGCCGCCGCCGAACTGGCCGTGTTCGGCGACCGGACACTCGACGGGCGGCTCGGCGAGGTCACGGTCACCTCGATCGGCGGGCTGCCGTACGTGACCTTCACCGGTGACGGGCTGACCGACCGGGATCTGTCGGTGCTGGCCAACCTGTCCGCCCGGTACGCGTTGTTCGCCCGCGAGGGCGACCTGCTGCGGCCGGTCGTGGTGACCGGCCGGGACCGCTTCGACAGCGACCTGATCACCATCCCGAAGTACGCCGGGAAGACCAACGAACAGTTCACCAAGCTTCTGCTCAACGTCACCGTGTTGGCGACGACCGGCCGGGACGGGGCCGCCGATCCGCTCGCCCCGGACGCCCCGCCGCTGCGGGTCCTCGACCCGATGTGCGGCCGGGGCACCACGCTCAACCAGGCGATGATGTACGGCTGGCACGCCGCCGGGGTGGAGATCGACGGCAAGGACTTCGAGGTGTACGCCAATTTCATCCGTACCTGGTTGAAGCACAAGCGGCTCAAGCACTCGGCCGAGATCGCTCAGGTGCGCCGTAACCGGACCCAGTTGGGCCGGCGCCTGGCGATCACCCTGGCGGCCAGCAAGGACGATCACAAGGCGGGGCGCACCCTGGATCTGACGATGGTGCACGCCGACACCCGCCGCAGCCGGGAGTTCTTCCGGGCCGGCGGCTTCGACGCGATCGTCACCGACGCCCCGTACGGGGTAGCGCACGGCACCCGTGGTCAGGCGGACCGGCTGACCCGCGACCCGCTGGGTCTGCTGGCCGAGGCGCTGCCGGTGTGGGTGGCGCTGCTGCGTCCCGGCGGGGCGCTGGGGATCTCCTGGAACACCCTGGTCGCCGCCCGCGACGATCTGGCCGCGCTGCTGGTCAAGGCGGGTCTGGAGGTGGCGGCCGGTCCGGGGTACGGCGATTTCGCCCACCGGGTCGACCAGGCGATCGTCCGCGACCTGATCGTGGCCCGCCGCCCCTGACCCGCCGTCCCTGACACGCGCCCGGATCGGCAAGGCGTCGGCCGCGCCACGTCATGGGTGAACGTTCCCACCGTCAGCGCGCGACGACGAACGGCATTCGCGGCGGTCGCGCACCCCGCCTCGATCAACTCTCCACCGATGTGGCATAGCGACTCGATGTCGGACCGGGCCCAGGGCCCAGTGGCGCGCCGTCCGGACGACTGGCGCGGTCGGCGATGACGCCAGGCCGTACATCGCACCGGTTGCGATGTGGTCCGTGGCCAGAAGGCCGAGGTGACGATGGTGTCGGTCCCGACAGCGGACACTGCCAGTACACCGTCCTGCCACGGCGCGAACTCCGCCGCCGGTTGCCGCCAAGACACACCACACCCCTGACGACCACGTAGAGGGTCGCGTCCACGATGTCCCGACGCGGGCGTTTCGGCCTTCGACCAGACTCCTTCGTCGACGTCAGCTCGACTCGATCACCATCACAAGCCAACTATCAGGTCCGAAAGGTTCGCCCGCCGCCCTCCCTGCACGGACTACCGATCCATCGGCGGGCATCCGTCGTACCTACTGCGCGACGCTCCTGTCACCAGCCTTAAACAACCCCGAGGACACCCAGCGGTCAAATAAGGCAATCGCGGCTGAACCGGCGACGATGCGAACATCATTTGTGTTTCCTATTTGCTCCTTCTGCTGAGATTTGACCGCCTAGTCTCTGTATGTTCCCTGAAGGGGTGAGTTGAACGGAGGACGCAGGTGTACGGATCGCCCAAAGGGCCTCCTACGGGGGGCGGCCTCGCGGTGACGGGGATCGCTATGGGCTCGTGGGTCCTGGCCGGCATCGGGCTGGTGGTCCTGGGAGTGAGCCTTCTGGTGCTGTTCCGGAAGAGTGACCGTGCAGCAACGACAACCTAGAGTCAGATTTGTCCAGATGGTCGCTGGATTGGCCCTGTTGGGGACGGTGGCCGCGGTGCTGGTGAATCTCGAACAGATCGCGGAGGCGGAGGCTCAGGCCAATGCCGTTCTGGTTGGTCTGGTCGGTCTCGCGGACGCCGAACACATCCAGCGCACCGTCGTCTTCTTCGTGGACAACAGGCTCGTCGGATTCGTGGTGACCGTCGGTTGTTCAGTCGGCCTGCTCCTCGTGCCGCCAATCAGCATTATCGCGGTCCTGCTCGTCGGCGGACGGCTCTCACTGCGACGCGCGCTCGCAGCCTGCATGTTGATCGGCTCGGCGCTCGTGCTCGTCAACCAGTTGCGGCTGTCAGCGGCGGTGGGATCGATGAAGCTCTGGGGCTTCGAGCGAGGTTACGAGATCAGCCATGTCTTCATCGGGTCGATGGTGACCTCTGTCGGCCTTGTTCTGGCGATCGCGATCTTCGCAAGCGTATTGACCAAGACTCGCATCCTGCGGACAGGTTCCAATGAGCGTTGACGCGACCGGCTTCGAACTGATAAACACGTTTGCGTTCATACTCTGTGTAACCTTCTGCGCGTACGTGCTGAGCATCATGATCGTCTACCTGCGCAGGAAACCCGCGTCAGCCGGCGACCCAGACGAGTTCGACTGGCATCTCATCGTGCCCTGCCGCGACGAGGCAGCAGTGATCGGCGAAACGGTACGACATCTCGTCGACACCTTCGACAGCGCCACGATCTGGTGTGTCGACGACGGATCGGTCGACGGGACCCGCGAGATTTTGGAGACCTTCAGCGGGCTGGACCGGGTTCGGATCCTCTGCCGTACCCCACCCAAAGCACGGCAGGGCAAGGGTGCGGCGCTGAATGAGGCATGGGCCGCCATCCGGTCCGCTGCGCGGAACGATGCAGCGGCCGGAAAATTGATCGTGGGCGTCATCGACGCCGATAGCAGGCTCGACGTCGAGTGTTTCGCGAAGCTCGCCGGGTCACAGTACTTCGGCGATTCGACGGTCGGGGCGGTCCAGGTCGAGGTCCGCATGGTGCAGTGCGGTTCAACTCGTAGCGCCGCAGTAAGTCACAGCCGGTGGGGTCGGATGCTGATCCGGTTGCAGGATCTGGAGTTCCGGGCACCGATCGCGGCCATGCAAGAACTGCGACGCCGCACCGGCAGTGTGGGGATGGGCGGGAACGGGCAGTTCACTCGATTGTCGGTGCTGAACGAGATCGCGGAGTCCTACGGGACCCCTTGGCACGGCGCACTTCTGGAGGATTTCGAGCTCGGACTGCACGTGCTGCTTGTCGGGTCCCGTACCGAATACTGCCCCGAGGCCTGGGTCGAGCAGGAGGCACTCGTCACGGCGCGCCATCTTCTCCGGCAGCGGTCCAGGTGGGCACAGGGGTCGATGCAATGCGCCCGGTACTTCCCAGCCATTATGCGCTCGCGCCATGTCAGGAACTCGGCGGCCGTCGAGATCACGTACTTCTTGGCCGCGCCGTGGTTCCAACTCGTAGGCACCGTAACGTACACGGCATGTCTCGGGGTCCTTGTCTATTACATCAGGAACACGTCTGATGGAGCGGCGGGATGGTGGACGCGCGGCGGCTGGGGCGTCATACCCCTTATAGTAATTTTCGGAATACTTCCGTTCGCGGTCTGGGGGATCGCCTACCGCGTCCGGTGCGCGCAGAGCATCAGCCGGTCCACGGCGATTGGGATCGGGTTCTGCCACTGGGTCTACAGCTACGTCCAGTGCGTGGCGGTGTGGATGGCCTTCGTGCGCCTGCTGCGCGCGAAGTCGGACTGGCAGAAGACCGCGCGAGTCGGCACGACAGTGCCACCAGCGAGGCTTCAATCCAGCGCACCGGGCTGAAACAAGCAGCTTCCCCTCACTGTAAGGAAAAGAAAGCACAAGGAGAATGTAATGGGAAAGTATGGACGTCGCAGGCTGCGGATCTTCGGATCGGCGGTGGCCTTCGGGCTCACCGCGGTCCTGTTGATCGCGACACCTGCTCAGGCAGACACGTCACAGGTGAGTGCCTCGGCCTTGCAGATCGGACTCGTCGGCGGCGGTGTCGCGAGTTCAGGCACCTTCACCGCCAGCAACACCGACGGCGGAAGTGAGGTGACCAGCGGAAACAACGCCCCGGCGCTCACGGTGCTGGGCTCGCAGAACGTCATCACCGCAGGCGTACTCGGCCAGTACGGCACGGCCGAGTACCTGGGCGTCTCCCACGGCTGCGCGGGCGTGCTCGGCGCGGGCGGAACCTTCCAGTTCGGTCCGGGCGGGGACTGCACGGTTACCCCCGGTGCCGAGGTCACCTTCACGCTCGGCACCAGCGGACTGGCATCCATCAACCTGAGGGCCGACGCGATCTACGCGACGTGCACCGCGACGAGTACCCCGACCGCCACGGGGGACGCCACCCTGACCAACGCCCGGATCACGTCCACCACGCTGGGCGTCGAGACCACCCTGCTGGACCTGTCGCTCGACACCTCGCCGAACACCGGGCTGACCGTTCCGGGGCTGTTGTCGATCGTGGTGAACAGCCAGACCAGTTCGGGGCCGGGACAAATCGATGTCGCGGCGCTGCGTATCGAAGCACTCAGCGGGACACTCGCGTCCCTGGTCATCGGCAACGTCATCTGCGGGCCCAACGCGATCGCGCCGCCCATTCCGGTGATCCCGGTCGCCGGCGCACCACTGGCCGCAGGCGTACTCGCCGCCGCCGGACTGGGCTGGTACCTCGTCCGTCGACGCCGCAACGCCGCCGCCCAGGCCGCCTGATGCACACTGCGGACCAGCCAGCACCAGTGACCGTTCTCGTCGGCACCCGCCCGGAGGCGATCAAGTGCGCACCGCTGGTCAGGGCGCTGACGGGCGACCCCCGACTCACCTGCGAGGTCGTCGGTACAGGTCAACACCGGGCACCGGTGGTCGAAGCCCTCGTACCGTTCGGCGTGCAACCGAGCCGGTTGTTCGAGCTGGAGCGGAGCAGTGGCTCGCTACCGGAGCTGGCCGCAGCGTTGACCACGGCCGCCGACCGGGAACTGAGGCGCTCCCGGCCGGCAGCCGTGGTCGTACACGGCGATACGCTCACCGCGTTGATCGGCGGCCTGGTCGCGTTCTGGAACGGGATCCCCGTCGTCCACCTGGAGGCGGGGTTGAGAACGCAGGACATCCATCAGCCCTTTCCGGAGGAAGTC
The sequence above is a segment of the Solwaraspora sp. WMMD406 genome. Coding sequences within it:
- a CDS encoding bifunctional GNAT family N-acetyltransferase/acetate--CoA ligase family protein, whose product is MDRSADVLLRDGTTVHLRQIRPDDADAIVAMHARFSERTRYLRYFSPYPRIPERDLERFVTVDHHDREAFVVVSGDRIFAVGRFDRLGPGATEAEVAFVVEDAHQGRGVGSVLLEHLAAAARAEGIESFVAEVLPVNAPMLRVFSDAGYQVRRRYADGVVHLSFPIAPTDASLQVQWSREHSAEARSIARLLTPRAVAVYGASATGQGIGAAILGHLRDGGFTGDVVAVHPSVERIGGLTAYRRAVDAGTPVDLAVVAVPPAGVPGVVADAAAAGAHGVVVVSAGFAETGPAGAAAQRELTRIAHDAGLRVVGPNCLGVANTDPRIRMNATLAPRLPPVGRVGFFSQSGALGVALLAEADRRGLGLSTFVSAGNRADVSGNDLLQYWQDDPGTDVILLYLETFGNPRKFARLTRRIGRTKPVVALASTVRPVSAPDPSAAGTAGLDAGAGAGVGGPDAAGATRLFARSGVIRVDTVAELFDVGTLLAHQPLPVGRRVGVVGNSSALTTLAATACTARRLRVAAGYPRTVAPEADAHEFADALADAAVDPEVDGLVVVFAPPLPGQLADSDADFTSALASVALAGDKPTVATLLAGRPPAGVPTYPSVEESVRALARVADYADWLRSPPGVVPDPPGIDASAAADALRVPVPDVAALLAAYGVPVVESTPVGDAEQAVAVATTLGLPVVLKAAAEGLRHRLDLGAVRLDLGTADAVALAYRDIAAHFGPQVLVQRMVPPGVACVVELVTDPTFGPVIGFGLGGVATDLLGDRAWRSVPLTDRDAAELVDEPRAAPLLCGYRGTGVVDRDAVIDLLVRIGRLADEQPRVRGLRLNPVLARPDGLSVLHASVDVDPQGQRPDIGPRRL
- a CDS encoding acetoin utilization protein AcuC, giving the protein MSDGTLVVWDEQLMAYDLGDHPLDPVRVELTVALAREFGLLDRPGVEILAPRPATDADLARVHRADYLDAVRVAHDDPFFSGYGLGTPDNPTFPSMHEASALIAGATMAAAEAVWQGRVRRAVNVAGGLHHAMPGRAAGFCVYNDPAVAIARLLDLGAERIAYVDVDVHHGDGVQEIFYNDPRVLTVSLHETPLALFPGTGFPDEIGGPGAEGSAVNIALPSGTADSGWLRAFHAVVPSLLRAFRPQLLVTQCGADAHRLDPLADLRLSVDGQRAIYLRLRALADELCAGRWVATGGGGYALVEVVPRAWTHLLAVATGDALHPATLTPPRWRDLAARRCPGRQVPLRMTDDVDPVHQPWQPEGEPDPVDRAIIATRKSVFPLHGLDPHDPRD
- a CDS encoding sulfurtransferase; translated protein: MFDVDNPTVDVTALAAAMRADSPPTLLDVRWRLTGPSGRADYDAGHLPTAVFVDLDADLCGPPGAGGRHPLPDPDRLQTTLRAAGVRAGHPVVVYDVGDGWAAARAWWTLRWAGHRRTWVLDGGYRGWQAAGQPVTTDPARPDPGDISVRPGGLPVLDAASAASLARRGGLLIDVRAPERYRGESEPIDPVAGHIPGAVNLPTTSHTGPDGRLLDATTLRDRFAAVGLRPDSTVGAYCGSGVTAAHTLLALHRAGRTDAALYVGSWSEWITDPARPVAVGDQPG
- a CDS encoding metal-dependent transcriptional regulator, translating into MTVNDLVDTTEMYLRTILELEEESVPPLRARIAERLHQSGPTVSQTVARMERDGLLTIEDDRHLRLTDTGRAQAVSVMRKHRLAELLLVNVIGMPYEEAHEEACRWEHVMSDAVERKVYDLLNRPTRSPYGNPIPGLDALGGSPTVAAEADTSGDVERNLAFPGLTGAVVVRRICESVQTNSDVLRQLHAAGVDPGATVTVAQGRDGVTIDRSGEQIHLPREVASRVFVAAAADHGRSLASAAV
- a CDS encoding DUF5522 domain-containing protein — its product is MAGERARRLPLADRPLTEPHPARLAPDHPDRAAILAAHAAALAAGDPGYLDPASGLFVLTAAFLAGRGTCCGQGCRHCPYLRED
- a CDS encoding SAM-dependent methyltransferase; the encoded protein is MTAYALLIHPSANRVYAESAVALAAAELAVFGDRTLDGRLGEVTVTSIGGLPYVTFTGDGLTDRDLSVLANLSARYALFAREGDLLRPVVVTGRDRFDSDLITIPKYAGKTNEQFTKLLLNVTVLATTGRDGAADPLAPDAPPLRVLDPMCGRGTTLNQAMMYGWHAAGVEIDGKDFEVYANFIRTWLKHKRLKHSAEIAQVRRNRTQLGRRLAITLAASKDDHKAGRTLDLTMVHADTRRSREFFRAGGFDAIVTDAPYGVAHGTRGQADRLTRDPLGLLAEALPVWVALLRPGGALGISWNTLVAARDDLAALLVKAGLEVAAGPGYGDFAHRVDQAIVRDLIVARRP
- a CDS encoding glycosyltransferase family 2 protein — protein: MSVDATGFELINTFAFILCVTFCAYVLSIMIVYLRRKPASAGDPDEFDWHLIVPCRDEAAVIGETVRHLVDTFDSATIWCVDDGSVDGTREILETFSGLDRVRILCRTPPKARQGKGAALNEAWAAIRSAARNDAAAGKLIVGVIDADSRLDVECFAKLAGSQYFGDSTVGAVQVEVRMVQCGSTRSAAVSHSRWGRMLIRLQDLEFRAPIAAMQELRRRTGSVGMGGNGQFTRLSVLNEIAESYGTPWHGALLEDFELGLHVLLVGSRTEYCPEAWVEQEALVTARHLLRQRSRWAQGSMQCARYFPAIMRSRHVRNSAAVEITYFLAAPWFQLVGTVTYTACLGVLVYYIRNTSDGAAGWWTRGGWGVIPLIVIFGILPFAVWGIAYRVRCAQSISRSTAIGIGFCHWVYSYVQCVAVWMAFVRLLRAKSDWQKTARVGTTVPPARLQSSAPG
- a CDS encoding choice-of-anchor P family protein; this translates as MGKYGRRRLRIFGSAVAFGLTAVLLIATPAQADTSQVSASALQIGLVGGGVASSGTFTASNTDGGSEVTSGNNAPALTVLGSQNVITAGVLGQYGTAEYLGVSHGCAGVLGAGGTFQFGPGGDCTVTPGAEVTFTLGTSGLASINLRADAIYATCTATSTPTATGDATLTNARITSTTLGVETTLLDLSLDTSPNTGLTVPGLLSIVVNSQTSSGPGQIDVAALRIEALSGTLASLVIGNVICGPNAIAPPIPVIPVAGAPLAAGVLAAAGLGWYLVRRRRNAAAQAA